The Antarcticibacterium sp. 1MA-6-2 genome has a window encoding:
- a CDS encoding YebC/PmpR family DNA-binding transcriptional regulator, translating into MGRAFEFRKARKMKRWSAMAKAFTRIGKDIVMAVKEGGPDPDTNSRLRAVIQNAKSVNMPKDNIERAIKRASDKNQGDYKVVLFEGYAPHGIAVLVETATDNNNRTVANVRMHFSKCDGNLGTSGSVEFMFDHTCNFRIADDGLDPEELELELIDFGAEEVFKDEDGIHIYAPFESFGAIQKELENREIEILSSGFERIPQVTKKLSPEDAADVEKLLERLEEDDDVQNVYHTMEETED; encoded by the coding sequence ATGGGAAGAGCATTCGAATTTAGAAAAGCACGAAAAATGAAACGCTGGTCAGCAATGGCCAAAGCATTTACACGTATTGGTAAAGATATTGTAATGGCTGTTAAAGAGGGAGGTCCAGATCCTGATACCAACTCTCGTTTAAGGGCTGTGATACAAAATGCCAAAAGTGTCAATATGCCCAAGGATAATATTGAGCGTGCAATAAAAAGAGCAAGTGATAAAAACCAGGGGGATTATAAGGTTGTTTTATTTGAAGGTTATGCCCCGCACGGGATTGCTGTTCTTGTTGAAACAGCAACAGATAATAATAACAGGACGGTAGCAAATGTGAGAATGCATTTTAGTAAGTGCGATGGAAACCTGGGAACATCGGGATCTGTAGAATTCATGTTTGATCATACCTGTAATTTCCGTATTGCCGATGATGGATTAGATCCCGAAGAACTCGAACTGGAATTAATAGATTTTGGTGCCGAAGAAGTTTTTAAAGATGAAGATGGAATTCACATCTATGCTCCTTTTGAAAGTTTTGGAGCTATCCAGAAAGAACTGGAAAACCGGGAAATTGAAATTCTGTCATCGGGCTTTGAAAGGATCCCGCAGGTCACCAAAAAATTATCTCCGGAAGATGCTGCAGATGTAGAAAAACTTTTAGAACGGCTCGAAGAAGACGATGATGTTCAAAACGTCTATCATACAATGGAAGAAACCGAAGATTAA